The nucleotide window CCATTTTTCATGATGATGGAACTTGTGTCTCTGCCGGGGACATTCAGCAGAAGCTAACTTTGCAGAGTGTCTCAAAAGTACTGACACTTGCACTCGCCCTTATAGATTACGGAGAAGAGGCTGTTTTTGACAAGGTGGGTTATGAACCAACTGGTGATCCGTTCAATTCCATTGTTAAACTGGAATTTAGTCCTTCGAAACCGTTGAATCCAATGATTAATGCAGGGGCACTCGCAGTGACTCATATGATAAAAGGGAGGGATTCCGAGGAACGGTTCCAACGGATTCTCTCATTCATACAGGAACTGGCAGGTAATTCTTCTGTTGGTTATTCAGATGAAGTTGCTCAGTCAGAATATGAAACTTCAGATCTCAACAGAGCATTATGCTATTTTTTAAAGCAGCATGGGGTGATTGATGAGGATGTTGAGGAATTGTTAAAGGTTTATACGAAGCAATGCGCGATCGAAATGGATTGCCTGGATCTTGCCCGGATTGGTTGTGTGTTCGCAATGGATGGTTTGGAGCCTGCTACTAATCGAAGGTTGATACCTGCCCATGTGGCTCGTCTTTGTAAAACATTCATGGTTACCTGTGGAATGTACAATGCTTCGGGAGAGTTTGCTGTAAGGGTCGGAATTCCTGCAAAAAGTGGTGTATCAGGTGGGATTATGGGGTCTGTTCCAAATAGATTTGGTATTGGTATTTTAGGGCCAGCCCTTGATGAGAAAGGGAACAGCATTGGAGGAATCAAGCTGCTTGAAAGCATGTCTGCAAAGTATAAAATGAGTATGTTTTAATGAGGATTTTTTCCACCGCCACAGCCATGAAAAAATTGAAGGACGTGTACATGAGTACCGTCCTTAATTTGAATATAATTAACCCCCGAACGCATCAAGAATATCTTCAACTTCCTTCATATTGAGTAATTTTGCAGCATCCGTTTGCTCTTTTATGACTCTTGCTTTTATAGGTGATTGAATGTGGTAGATTCCATCTTCAAGCATAGAACGAATGTCGGCGAGCTGCTGAAGGATTTCAGCAGAACCACCACTCAATACTGGCTTTGGATTTAGGTAATGATGGAGAGCGGATAGGACAAGGTGGCTCAGCGAACTGTTTTCAGCATGATATTCGATTTGGTCCGCGATTTTTGGAGAAACCGCATACGACTCTCCAGTCTTGACATCAATATATCGTTCAGGGACAGTTATCGCGATCTTATTTGCATAATCCGTATAGGTGTTTGACATACCGATCATCCTTCAATGGAAATTAGTTCCTCGGTATTCTCATGTTGTTTCTTGAGTTGATTCATTTTGGCTAAAATCATGAGTCCGAAGACGTTCAATTTTTCCAGGTTTTCAGGGAAAGTCAGCTCGATTGGGCGTCCCTTATCGGCCCATCTGACGGCAGCTTCCTGGATTTGCGTTTGGGCAAGTTTTGCTGCCCCGCCAACTGCGATATAGCGGGATGCCCCCTTGATTTCACTGGAACTGCTTCTGGCACGGTCAAAATGCTCAAGATACTTTATAGCCATGATTCTCAATTGAGGAATCACGTACTTGCTAATATCTTTTCTGACACCGGCGAAGGGTTCGACGTACCACTCTGATAGGCCGGCGAACAGCTTCTCTTCAAGTTCAGATCTGGAGTCGAAGGTGTATAATTCATTTTTGCTAACTTTTTTAATGATTGTATCTAAAAACAAATTGATTCCAAAGTGGTCTCCTTCAACTGACGCAACAGGTTTGCTGTTCTTAATACCGACAAAATCTACAGAATCACCGCCAAGGTCTCCAATGATAACGCCTTTCTTGGAATCCTTTACT belongs to Mesobacillus subterraneus and includes:
- the glsA gene encoding glutaminase A; translation: MPCRTTDELNELVQKAKKYTDGGKVADYIPALAIANPEELSVAIFHDDGTCVSAGDIQQKLTLQSVSKVLTLALALIDYGEEAVFDKVGYEPTGDPFNSIVKLEFSPSKPLNPMINAGALAVTHMIKGRDSEERFQRILSFIQELAGNSSVGYSDEVAQSEYETSDLNRALCYFLKQHGVIDEDVEELLKVYTKQCAIEMDCLDLARIGCVFAMDGLEPATNRRLIPAHVARLCKTFMVTCGMYNASGEFAVRVGIPAKSGVSGGIMGSVPNRFGIGILGPALDEKGNSIGGIKLLESMSAKYKMSMF